One window of the Chitinophaga niabensis genome contains the following:
- a CDS encoding helix-turn-helix domain-containing protein, translating to MTFGDRISAIRNEKKLQQKDVAKAVGIAPVVLSRYENNVIIPSVVVAGRIAQELKISLDYLVFGTSADEDSNTSVGIELRQFEKLSREDQEHLLAVLAAFIAKARLHDILGE from the coding sequence ATGACCTTTGGCGATAGGATCTCCGCAATCCGGAATGAGAAAAAACTTCAACAAAAAGATGTTGCTAAAGCTGTAGGCATTGCCCCAGTAGTATTAAGCAGGTATGAAAACAATGTGATTATCCCATCTGTGGTTGTTGCGGGAAGGATTGCCCAGGAGTTAAAGATTTCCTTGGATTATTTAGTTTTCGGAACGAGCGCTGACGAAGACTCTAATACTTCTGTAGGCATAGAACTTCGGCAATTTGAAAAGCTAAGCCGGGAGGATCAGGAGCATTTATTGGCTGTCCTGGCTGCCTTTATTGCAAAAGCCAGGCTGCATGATATTTTGGGTGAATAA
- a CDS encoding AAA family ATPase, which yields MSFTGMFQIPNELLIKKRSEDDIAILIGENGSGKSTMLNDIAKKYIDSYTQVIAIANTIHDKFKVKNKRFFSLKASEGKSIIRKALIQCLAMVARDDMKRLNSIGNTLSYIGYWKLLGFKLRGLKYNAIDIIAQSDLSPQSKEEITYCLENYRRQFQYKYSTAKITVDNRSFQAIKDSYLLTLFKYESELRKHKVISYVDFFLYRERETIPLNGASSGELTLISTLLFITSIISYDSVILIDEPENSLHPKWQIEYVKNMSELFYLYQPKIIIATHSPLIINGADLLSKAIQIFKGVKGEFKLQENETNNVEEIYQDYFDVTTPENRYLSELVIHKMNDLADGGITLIEFEKTINELNSNSYDDKQKEVLHDIIEMGRRIKKA from the coding sequence ATGTCCTTCACAGGCATGTTTCAAATCCCCAATGAATTATTAATTAAAAAACGTAGTGAAGATGATATAGCCATTTTGATTGGAGAAAATGGTAGTGGAAAAAGTACGATGTTAAATGACATAGCAAAGAAATACATCGATTCTTACACTCAGGTTATTGCAATTGCTAACACGATACATGACAAATTCAAGGTCAAGAATAAAAGATTTTTTTCTTTAAAAGCATCTGAAGGTAAAAGCATTATAAGAAAGGCTTTAATACAATGTCTTGCGATGGTGGCCCGGGATGATATGAAAAGATTAAATAGCATTGGAAATACACTTTCTTATATAGGTTATTGGAAATTACTCGGATTTAAGCTTCGGGGCCTGAAATATAATGCCATAGATATAATCGCTCAAAGCGATCTTAGCCCGCAGAGTAAGGAGGAAATTACTTATTGCCTTGAAAATTACAGACGCCAATTTCAGTATAAATATTCCACTGCTAAGATAACTGTAGATAACCGCTCATTTCAAGCCATTAAAGATTCATATTTATTAACCTTGTTCAAATATGAGAGCGAATTACGAAAACATAAAGTAATTAGCTATGTAGACTTTTTTTTATACAGAGAAAGAGAAACAATTCCTTTAAATGGTGCCAGTTCAGGTGAGCTTACTTTGATTTCGACTCTTCTATTTATAACCAGCATTATTTCATATGATTCAGTAATTCTAATTGATGAACCAGAAAATAGTCTGCATCCAAAATGGCAGATTGAATATGTTAAAAACATGAGTGAGCTATTTTATCTTTACCAGCCTAAAATAATAATAGCCACACATTCACCTCTTATTATTAATGGTGCAGATTTGCTTTCAAAAGCTATTCAAATATTTAAAGGTGTTAAGGGTGAATTTAAATTGCAGGAAAACGAAACTAATAATGTAGAAGAAATATATCAAGATTATTTTGACGTAACTACACCAGAAAATAGGTATTTATCAGAACTTGTTATTCATAAAATGAATGATTTGGCTGACGGAGGTATCACTTTGATAGAATTTGAAAAAACGATAAACGAACTAAATTCCAATTCCTATGATGATAAACAGAAGGAGGTCTTACACGATATAATCGAAATGGGAAGAAGAATAAAAAAAGCTTAA
- a CDS encoding Y-family DNA polymerase — protein MIALVDCNNFYVSCERLFQPSLQGRPVVVLSNNDGCVIARSDEAKEIGIEMGAPAFFMEEMLSSHNVAVFSSNYALYGSLSGRVMQVLQTYCGTVETYSIDEAFLFLGDMPNIDVERYAADIKSAIKAVGIPVTIGIAPSKTLAKMANRYAKKMKKHIGTHILDSTEKIQEVLQYTEVGDIWGVGPQYAQLLKRNGFRTALDLSLAPEEWVRKNMTVVGQRTYNELKGIPCIEFEQEPPAKQNICVARSFGQLLSEKKEVTEALANYTATAAKKLREQGSCCRMINVFIQTNNFRPQDLQYYKSINIQLPVATSATSELLHYARTGLDHIWRDGYNFKKVGVLLLDLIPANSAQRGLFDEVDRPRNDRLMKAMDAINRSCGAKELVKFAVQGYGRKWKLRQEKLSQCYTTRLDQVLTINI, from the coding sequence ATGATTGCGCTTGTTGATTGCAATAATTTTTATGTTTCTTGCGAAAGACTATTTCAACCAAGCCTGCAGGGAAGACCTGTAGTAGTACTCAGCAACAATGATGGTTGCGTTATTGCCAGATCTGATGAGGCTAAGGAAATAGGTATTGAAATGGGCGCCCCTGCCTTTTTCATGGAAGAAATGTTAAGTAGCCACAATGTTGCGGTTTTTTCCAGCAATTACGCGCTATACGGCAGCCTGTCAGGCCGGGTCATGCAGGTGTTACAGACCTATTGCGGAACGGTAGAAACCTATAGCATCGATGAAGCCTTCCTATTTCTTGGAGATATGCCGAACATCGATGTTGAACGGTATGCAGCAGATATTAAATCCGCAATCAAAGCCGTGGGTATACCGGTTACGATTGGCATAGCGCCCTCAAAAACATTAGCTAAGATGGCCAATCGTTACGCTAAAAAAATGAAAAAACACATTGGGACGCATATCCTTGATTCTACTGAAAAGATTCAGGAAGTACTCCAATATACGGAGGTAGGAGACATATGGGGCGTTGGCCCGCAGTATGCACAACTTTTGAAGCGGAATGGCTTCCGGACAGCTTTGGATCTTTCTTTAGCACCGGAAGAATGGGTACGTAAAAATATGACCGTTGTTGGTCAGCGCACCTATAATGAACTGAAAGGCATTCCCTGTATAGAATTTGAGCAAGAACCGCCAGCCAAACAGAATATATGTGTAGCTCGTTCATTCGGACAATTATTATCCGAAAAAAAGGAGGTGACCGAGGCCCTGGCAAACTATACGGCAACAGCAGCCAAGAAGCTAAGGGAACAGGGCAGCTGCTGCAGGATGATCAATGTTTTCATCCAAACAAATAATTTTCGCCCACAGGACCTTCAGTATTACAAATCAATAAATATACAATTACCCGTTGCCACATCCGCGACCAGTGAGCTGTTACACTACGCAAGAACCGGCTTGGATCATATTTGGCGGGATGGATATAACTTTAAGAAGGTGGGTGTCCTGTTGTTGGACCTTATTCCTGCCAACTCAGCACAGCGCGGATTATTTGATGAAGTAGATCGCCCCCGTAATGATCGGCTCATGAAGGCCATGGATGCCATCAACAGATCCTGTGGAGCCAAAGAGTTAGTCAAATTTGCCGTTCAGGGTTATGGACGTAAATGGAAACTTCGCCAGGAGAAACTTTCCCAATGTTATACCACTAGACTGGACCAGGTATTAACCATTAATATTTAA
- a CDS encoding SymE family type I addiction module toxin yields MEIKKDKRLLTIGYTADSRWGTTRWKPEYRIPSLKLVGKWFKEAGFQSGDIVEIEVKHGCLTIRPTANKWVMTIPEKWMVNENNEPIPGTKSKY; encoded by the coding sequence ATGGAAATCAAAAAAGACAAACGCCTACTTACAATTGGATATACTGCGGACAGTAGATGGGGCACCACTAGATGGAAACCGGAATACAGAATACCATCATTAAAGCTTGTCGGAAAATGGTTTAAGGAAGCAGGCTTCCAATCCGGGGATATTGTTGAGATAGAAGTTAAACATGGCTGCCTTACGATCAGACCGACAGCTAACAAGTGGGTAATGACTATACCTGAAAAGTGGATGGTGAACGAAAACAATGAACCTATTCCTGGAACAAAATCTAAGTATTAA
- a CDS encoding Fic family protein, with product MNMQIVSSDLLDLYKFHIVAPELLHIFRKLKDAELSSDNFSFYASSAAVHSSKIEGEAIELDSYVKHKRFGIEYQPAYTCKIDDLYQAYQFAKTMRLESNSLAKAHVLLTKHILPVVNQGKFRSENVLITRKDGAIAYVAASSSDVKDAIEKLYADIDLLLKSELSIEEVFYYAGMIHLVFVKIHPWNDGNGRSARLLEKWFLAEKLGEKAWFLQSEKYYYHHHQAYYDNMRALGLEYDLLDYGQALEFLLMLPRALIGEMKPGKIVPL from the coding sequence ATGAACATGCAAATAGTTTCCTCTGACTTATTAGATCTGTATAAATTTCATATAGTAGCACCTGAGTTACTCCATATTTTTAGAAAGTTGAAGGACGCGGAACTTTCTTCTGATAATTTCAGCTTTTATGCTTCTTCAGCCGCTGTGCATTCCAGTAAGATTGAAGGGGAAGCCATTGAACTGGATTCTTACGTTAAGCATAAGCGCTTTGGCATAGAATATCAACCCGCTTATACCTGTAAAATAGATGATCTATACCAAGCGTATCAGTTTGCAAAGACAATGCGTCTTGAAAGTAATAGTTTAGCCAAGGCACATGTTTTATTAACTAAACATATACTTCCGGTCGTAAACCAAGGCAAGTTCAGAAGTGAAAATGTACTTATTACCCGAAAGGATGGTGCCATTGCATATGTAGCAGCTTCTTCATCTGATGTGAAAGATGCAATAGAAAAGCTGTATGCTGATATTGATCTGCTGTTAAAGAGTGAGCTCTCTATTGAAGAGGTTTTCTATTACGCCGGCATGATCCACTTGGTGTTTGTGAAGATTCATCCCTGGAATGATGGTAATGGGCGTAGTGCACGATTGCTGGAAAAGTGGTTTCTTGCTGAAAAGTTAGGGGAGAAGGCGTGGTTTTTACAATCAGAAAAATACTACTACCACCATCACCAGGCTTACTATGATAATATGAGGGCGTTAGGGTTGGAGTATGATTTGTTGGATTATGGGCAGGCGTTAGAATTTTTACTGATGTTGCCGAGAGCGTTGATTGGAGAAATGAAACCAGGGAAGATTGTTCCTTTATAA
- a CDS encoding LexA family protein — MKAVGKYKEYVIYALSEKETLQFKLIDVPISAGFPSPALDYMEEELDLVKLFNLNSPTVYVIKVNGDSMRDAYIPSKALIAVDRNITPRDRHLVIAKLNREFTLKRLLKTGAGWMLHPENPEYDPYTIKPDDDFEVWGVVTRIFIDPNLYL, encoded by the coding sequence ATGAAGGCTGTCGGAAAATATAAAGAGTATGTAATATATGCACTAAGTGAAAAAGAAACCCTTCAGTTCAAATTAATTGACGTCCCAATATCTGCAGGGTTCCCTTCTCCGGCATTGGATTATATGGAGGAGGAGCTAGATCTGGTAAAACTGTTCAATCTCAATTCACCTACTGTATATGTCATTAAAGTAAATGGAGATTCCATGCGAGACGCATATATTCCCAGCAAGGCACTCATTGCAGTGGATCGAAATATCACTCCCCGGGACCGGCACCTGGTAATTGCTAAACTCAATCGGGAATTTACCCTTAAAAGACTGCTAAAGACAGGAGCAGGCTGGATGTTACATCCGGAAAATCCGGAATATGATCCCTATACAATAAAACCAGATGATGATTTCGAAGTTTGGGGTGTAGTTACCCGTATTTTTATTGATCCCAATCTTTATTTATGA
- a CDS encoding HNH endonuclease, whose translation MVLGPEEIHLIKAAINRGGDVWNDETLSDLKRKIKLHCLGLTTEQCCYCRTDFTNEFMMVVDIEHVLPKSKFGDFMFELFNLSVSCKRCNMSIKKERTDFLLDLNQIRLQPQNAGQYLFSHPNLDNYFDNIEYLFKAKNDKKIIKYTPLTDKGRFTYNFFNLNQKEVETLNEAQGVKAPGNEFSQNIPQDLIGDAQQLLDKLKSHPL comes from the coding sequence ATGGTGTTAGGGCCAGAAGAAATTCATTTAATTAAAGCAGCTATAAATAGGGGGGGCGATGTATGGAATGACGAAACTTTGTCTGATTTAAAGAGAAAAATTAAGCTTCATTGTTTAGGGCTAACAACTGAACAATGTTGCTATTGCAGAACGGATTTTACAAATGAATTTATGATGGTTGTTGATATAGAGCATGTTTTGCCCAAATCAAAATTTGGAGATTTCATGTTCGAATTGTTCAATTTAAGTGTTTCATGCAAAAGATGTAACATGAGCATAAAAAAGGAACGAACTGATTTCCTTTTGGATTTGAACCAAATTCGTCTCCAACCACAAAATGCTGGTCAATATCTTTTTAGCCATCCTAACCTTGATAACTATTTCGACAATATTGAATATTTATTCAAAGCCAAAAACGATAAAAAAATAATTAAGTATACACCACTCACAGATAAAGGGCGCTTTACTTATAATTTTTTTAATTTGAATCAGAAAGAGGTAGAAACACTGAATGAAGCTCAAGGAGTTAAAGCGCCTGGAAATGAATTTTCGCAAAACATTCCTCAAGATCTAATTGGTGACGCACAACAATTATTAGATAAATTAAAGTCACACCCGCTATAA
- a CDS encoding helix-turn-helix domain-containing protein — protein sequence MIPTYQHHNCITDYMKLLNVKANDLAKHMKMTKSQMHKWMSNTYQPRIDQLYNIADCLKIHPTRLISAYTSEPSIFNTVTYVSANR from the coding sequence ATGATACCAACCTATCAACATCACAACTGCATTACCGATTATATGAAATTACTTAACGTAAAAGCAAATGATTTAGCTAAGCATATGAAAATGACTAAATCACAAATGCATAAATGGATGAGCAATACCTACCAACCAAGAATTGATCAACTTTACAACATAGCTGACTGTTTAAAGATACACCCGACAAGATTGATATCTGCATATACTTCTGAACCTTCCATTTTTAATACAGTAACATATGTATCAGCAAACAGATAA
- a CDS encoding helix-turn-helix domain-containing protein — protein sequence MYQQTDKLNRIKALLCLQEKTGGELAKYLNCHPATVSIWCQNKRQPRLNKLAMIVKFLKVHPGDLMQGYVIRHKN from the coding sequence ATGTATCAGCAAACAGATAAGCTAAACAGAATTAAAGCTCTTCTTTGTCTGCAGGAAAAGACAGGAGGTGAGCTGGCGAAATATTTAAATTGTCACCCGGCAACCGTAAGTATATGGTGCCAAAATAAAAGACAACCACGTTTGAACAAATTAGCCATGATAGTAAAGTTTCTCAAGGTACATCCCGGAGATTTGATGCAAGGATATGTAATAAGGCATAAAAATTAG